One segment of Pyxidicoccus trucidator DNA contains the following:
- a CDS encoding AI-2E family transporter — MAEVGLSEVEARRIDLWWSAVMVGSLGLVFALLSVFGGVAVPVLLALAGAYIFNPLVTALEKRGLDRTWGTTIVFVGGTLLMAGAVLYLVPVFREEAAKLPDFFRRGSTQVVPRVEALVGRSLPDLVRQRTAELGQQASDLAQSAGPAAAKILASFAGNTARFVATLLGLSVVPVLAFFFLQDYPRLTSMVKDLLPRRTVALVARRFAEVDEVLSAFVRGQLTVGAVLSVIYAAGLSAGRIDMAIVIGVIAGFGNMVPYLGTGVGILLSLVGLALSWQGPWQLAVVAGTFVIGQLLEGLVITPRIVGEKVGLAPVAVIIAILAFGELFGFVGILLAVPVAAILKVVLRVVVQRYRRTSLYTGTAPPP, encoded by the coding sequence CTGGCGGAGGTCGGGCTGTCCGAGGTGGAAGCGCGGCGCATCGACCTGTGGTGGTCCGCGGTGATGGTGGGCTCGCTGGGGTTGGTGTTCGCGCTGCTCTCCGTGTTCGGCGGGGTGGCGGTGCCGGTGCTGCTGGCGCTGGCGGGGGCCTACATCTTCAACCCCCTGGTGACGGCCCTGGAGAAGCGGGGGCTGGACCGGACGTGGGGGACGACCATCGTCTTCGTCGGCGGCACGCTGCTGATGGCGGGGGCGGTGCTGTACCTGGTGCCGGTGTTCCGCGAGGAGGCGGCGAAGCTGCCGGACTTCTTCCGCCGGGGGAGCACGCAGGTGGTGCCCCGCGTGGAGGCGCTCGTGGGCCGCTCGCTGCCGGACCTGGTGCGACAGCGCACCGCGGAGCTGGGGCAGCAGGCGTCGGACCTGGCGCAGAGCGCGGGCCCCGCGGCGGCGAAGATCCTCGCCAGCTTCGCGGGCAACACGGCGCGCTTCGTGGCCACGCTGCTGGGCCTCTCGGTGGTGCCGGTGCTGGCCTTCTTCTTCCTGCAGGATTACCCGCGGCTGACGAGCATGGTGAAGGACCTGCTGCCCCGGCGCACCGTGGCGCTGGTGGCCCGTCGCTTCGCGGAGGTGGACGAGGTGCTCTCCGCCTTCGTGCGCGGGCAGCTCACCGTGGGCGCGGTGCTGTCGGTCATCTACGCGGCCGGGCTGTCGGCCGGGCGTATCGACATGGCCATCGTCATCGGCGTGATTGCCGGCTTTGGCAACATGGTGCCGTACCTGGGCACGGGCGTGGGCATCCTGCTGTCGCTGGTGGGGTTGGCGCTGTCGTGGCAGGGGCCCTGGCAGCTCGCGGTGGTGGCGGGCACCTTCGTCATCGGGCAGCTGCTGGAGGGGCTCGTCATCACCCCGCGCATCGTCGGGGAGAAGGTGGGCCTGGCGCCGGTGGCCGTCATCATCGCCATCCTCGCGTTCGGCGAGCTGTTCGGCTTCGTGGGCATCCTCCTGGCGGTGCCGGTGGCGGCCATCCTCAAGGTGGTGCTGCGCGTGGTGGTGCAGCGCTACCGGCGCACGTCGCTATATACGGGGACGGCCCCCCCACCGTGA
- a CDS encoding FecR family protein: MRRDRWFPTAVVAALVLLCAPGLAAAAVGRVVTVQGTAWRTPEGAERQPLTPDVEIEQKDTLEVESESGVKLLLNDGSVLLLSADSHLVITEAEFAGQERKGFVGYLKLGKVWAEVKKALSGSEAKFEVKTDRAVAGVRGTTLRVDVAPPVSSGALSPSTVVQVYSGLVKVAVRVPKAKAPPVTAPRPGERKEVPGPREVTVEEWEEIVRDLRKNKQIEVGERVGPVTDLDTKRRDDAFGAFIQSNRGLKRP; encoded by the coding sequence ATGCGACGGGACAGGTGGTTTCCGACGGCGGTGGTGGCGGCGCTGGTGCTGCTGTGCGCGCCGGGGCTCGCGGCGGCGGCGGTGGGCCGCGTGGTGACGGTGCAGGGGACGGCCTGGCGCACCCCCGAGGGCGCCGAGCGGCAGCCGCTCACGCCCGACGTGGAAATCGAACAGAAGGACACGCTGGAGGTGGAGTCGGAGTCCGGCGTGAAGCTGCTCCTCAATGACGGCAGCGTGTTGCTGCTGAGCGCGGACAGCCACCTGGTCATCACCGAGGCGGAGTTCGCGGGCCAGGAGCGCAAGGGCTTCGTGGGCTACCTCAAGCTGGGCAAGGTGTGGGCGGAGGTGAAGAAGGCGCTGTCCGGCTCGGAGGCGAAGTTCGAGGTGAAGACGGACCGGGCGGTGGCGGGCGTGCGAGGCACCACCCTGCGCGTGGACGTGGCGCCGCCCGTCAGCTCCGGCGCGCTCTCGCCGAGCACCGTGGTGCAGGTGTATTCGGGGCTGGTGAAGGTGGCGGTTCGCGTGCCGAAGGCCAAGGCCCCCCCAGTGACGGCGCCCAGGCCCGGCGAGCGCAAGGAGGTCCCCGGCCCCCGGGAAGTCACGGTGGAGGAGTGGGAGGAAATCGTCCGCGACCTGCGGAAGAACAAGCAGATCGAGGTCGGCGAGCGAGTAGGCCCGGTGACGGACCTGGACACGAAGCGACGCGACGACGCATTCGGTGCTTTCATCCAGAGCAATCGCGGCTTGAAGAGGCCGTAG
- a CDS encoding PEGA domain-containing protein, whose product MRAVWLAVAVAASGCAGRQEPESVAKARALMAGAETPSGNLALRCEPEDAEVYLDGVLQGLCSDFTGSPKSLRVGAGLHQIEVKKQGFWPYTTYYEPSGARARLTIQLRSAVAPGGGAP is encoded by the coding sequence ATGAGGGCAGTCTGGCTGGCGGTGGCGGTAGCGGCGTCCGGGTGTGCGGGACGCCAGGAGCCGGAGTCCGTGGCGAAGGCGCGCGCGCTGATGGCGGGTGCCGAGACGCCGAGCGGGAACCTGGCGCTGCGCTGCGAGCCGGAGGACGCGGAGGTGTACCTGGACGGCGTCCTCCAAGGGCTGTGCAGCGACTTCACGGGCTCGCCGAAGTCGCTCCGGGTTGGCGCGGGGCTGCACCAAATCGAAGTGAAGAAGCAGGGCTTCTGGCCGTACACGACGTACTACGAGCCCAGCGGAGCCCGGGCGAGGCTGACCATCCAGCTCCGGTCCGCGGTGGCCCCTGGCGGAGGTGCTCCGTGA
- a CDS encoding flagellar assembly protein T N-terminal domain-containing protein encodes MSLKLTALSLLLASVTLAAAPQPATVTKEVQGEAAIVDGNRDRAFSEAKRAALREAVEQVAGVLVSSDTLTANSQLLSDRIFTQSAGYVRTHEVLERKEEGGVVKVKVRAEVGTAELDKDLRAVQALIQRMSNSRLLIVLNEQAISPDNVIVSSGVLSQVLTQTFQKDGWRIIDPSFASGKLEVAPGVSLTTPDTKVIQKLTEADYVIYGTVTFQQQKMTQTPGAALTGYGHYYAVTGSWELAVFATDSGTQLTRMADKFDSGVEGRGTKVSPLVSYQHTATEIAQYRGKKVVAGVRQAVVDYLAQSEQRGTSVVMTVQGLADFKAVKAFKDVLSRTLTGVSDVKQGNFQKGQIQFDLRYLGSTEALAEALGEAGFQQKLTEAFGAKAATKASVTGVTSNTVELTLAR; translated from the coding sequence ATGTCCTTGAAGCTGACCGCGCTGTCCCTGCTGCTGGCGTCGGTGACGCTCGCCGCGGCCCCGCAGCCCGCCACCGTGACGAAGGAAGTCCAGGGTGAGGCGGCCATCGTCGACGGCAACCGGGACAGGGCCTTCTCCGAGGCGAAGCGCGCTGCCCTTCGCGAGGCGGTGGAGCAGGTGGCCGGGGTGCTGGTGTCCTCGGACACGCTCACGGCCAACAGCCAGCTCCTGAGTGACCGCATCTTCACCCAGAGCGCCGGCTACGTGCGGACGCACGAGGTGCTGGAGCGCAAGGAGGAGGGCGGGGTGGTGAAGGTGAAGGTCCGCGCCGAGGTGGGCACTGCCGAGCTCGACAAGGACCTGCGGGCCGTACAGGCGCTGATCCAGCGCATGAGCAACAGCCGGCTGCTCATCGTCCTGAACGAGCAGGCCATCAGCCCGGACAACGTCATCGTCAGCAGTGGCGTGTTGTCGCAGGTGCTCACCCAGACGTTCCAGAAGGATGGCTGGCGGATCATCGACCCGTCCTTCGCTTCCGGGAAGCTGGAGGTGGCCCCGGGCGTCTCGTTGACCACTCCGGACACGAAGGTCATCCAGAAGCTGACGGAGGCGGACTACGTCATCTACGGCACCGTGACGTTCCAGCAGCAGAAGATGACGCAGACCCCGGGCGCGGCGTTGACGGGCTACGGCCACTACTACGCGGTGACGGGCAGCTGGGAGCTGGCGGTCTTCGCGACGGACTCGGGGACGCAGCTCACCCGGATGGCGGACAAGTTCGACAGCGGGGTGGAGGGCCGGGGCACGAAGGTGAGTCCCCTCGTGTCGTACCAGCACACCGCGACGGAGATTGCGCAGTACCGGGGGAAGAAGGTCGTCGCTGGCGTGCGCCAGGCGGTGGTCGACTACCTCGCCCAGTCCGAGCAGCGCGGCACCTCGGTGGTGATGACGGTGCAGGGGCTGGCGGACTTCAAGGCGGTGAAGGCGTTCAAGGACGTGCTGTCGCGGACCCTCACCGGCGTCAGCGACGTGAAGCAGGGCAACTTCCAGAAGGGCCAGATTCAGTTCGACCTGCGCTACCTGGGCAGCACGGAGGCGCTGGCCGAGGCGCTGGGTGAAGCGGGCTTCCAGCAGAAGCTGACGGAGGCGTTCGGCGCGAAGGCCGCGACGAAGGCCAGTGTGACGGGTGTGACGAGCAACACCGTCGAGCTGACGTTGGCTCGCTGA